The following are encoded in a window of Vespula vulgaris chromosome 8, iyVesVulg1.1, whole genome shotgun sequence genomic DNA:
- the LOC127065654 gene encoding serine/threonine-protein kinase 10-A isoform X1 has protein sequence MSFLSNLKKAFHFGGNDAKKKKLYNNIKMDCDPEEFWEMVGELGDGAFGKVYKAQHKQTHQLAAAKMCALEGEDDLSDFMIEIDILSECKHPNVVELHEAYFIEGKLWMLIEYCDGGAVDSIMVELEKALTEPQISYVCQHMVKGLAFLHKSKVIHRDLKAGNVLLTMAGGVKLADFGVSAKNKHTLQKHDTFIGTPYWMAPEVVLCETFRDNPYDFKVDIWSLGITLIEFAQMEPPNHEMSPMRVLLKIQKSDPPKLDQPGKWSKEFNDFIAKALIKDPTSRPTADELLRHPFINRNLDSKPIRDLLLEYKADVVEEELVDEEAEKTKKAKKHREQYQRIGCACGSPGPRQPHHPCTCQEQRTSQLPLELEQLGDDSASMRSDGDVKVAEKENLTPLPVSTKKEDSHKREMNRDGEKEDRNKKLRKTESKENMHALNEKKQAPKPPATAENNERRISRDKGPAPPPPSVRQDNKNDEKENCADLANKSSAMESLGQNKVKDDKQQDRNLLSSQSVGVDMEQQKPNTKDQIKIGPSNKNDELDNVDKTNITETVDKALFALSKSKSIEGKQKLTDNVNILTKKSSLDENRKSAPIKPSSSDEWVKPMYNKQSSLEEKNRFQSEASMEEQRKHEKYLIEDNLKNLEQKRKSVEDKLNAVLEKRISMDTQKRISTTSIETLKHASDITSVTLSEKNSMKASSTENIKTDYGLNKVENILTSHSEGSSRNDSLENFSDDFEGKHQRSKWLNKEHRLKGDNKEDKNYERQSSAVNVSVITSTPIRSRSTSRRSSADNIVVITGKSQNEQEVRSNRSTVRITADSPDPSNSLASNVSQVTVVTTHPPVLVDATATTPLLRRSSPTSEVVIVANETNKTQVNENSTDEDGFPSLDSLEYTPQEQPIILMDTSKRVGKKLDESEVIIVSPIVDELQDTSHVSVVTVGDDGERVKDSSISNKHNVVRTGSSHSNLSSIEQISSKSDSGDEISKTSMAVAGATTEIMDLNDVERNSKKMNGLIKSERSIGHRIEDRVVTSTKQKDDYVKSSKEKRVSPDSFEGSRSQSDSGSTRSHTPSKSIDRSDAESISTTISQDSRGSNKENHLSHVQSTEGEEEVVLRRKSDYNRDVSRTPRTKEDIQMMNLKKKTRKRTRKFEIDGVVVTTTTSKVIYGDDENGKVYDDQIFRKQELRELKMLQKMEQKQFQDLSQKSQFNKDQQEKRFEQERQLLERGAEGDLETLARQQRQQIERAEAQQEADLRLASKKIRSEQERELKQFREGLKQELRLLKQEVDLMPKEKRKGAFKVRKEKLEAEHEEREKLFLEKLNESHEMSLRRLSDSHREKIALMERQFLQQKQQLMRAREAAIWELEERQIHERQQLLKRQLKDIFFLQRHQMLIRHEKELEQMKRMNQRKEDELIKRQTVERRNLPKRIRNEMKAREMMFRESMRISMSSAIASDPEAEREKLKKFQENEKKRYRAEQQRFELKHSRQLEEVRAQSDATIKELEQLQNEKRKMLMEHETLKLKEQEEAYGKELREWKAQLKPRKQKIEAVLAAEMEALEARYRDYLPSGLSGFSLPSFDYSDISLPNTLQKSSRLPRSTPNSPSPFTIPRVSLRLTGSDTTSTNGTLVRSRSKPDLMPSCLSRR, from the exons ATGtcgtttttatcgaatttaaagAAAGCATTCCACTTCGGTGGCAAtgatgcaaaaaagaaaaagttatataataatattaaaatggaTTGTGATCCAGAAGAATTCTGGGAAATGGTTGGTGAGCTAGGAGATGGGGCATTTGGAAAAGTTTACAAG gCACAACATAAACAAACTCATCAATTGGCTGCTGCAAAGATGTGTGCATTAGAAGGAGAAGATGATCTTAGCGATTTCATGattgaaattgatattttatctGAATGTAAACATCCAAATGTTGTTGAATTACATGAAGCATACTTTATAGAAGGCAAATTATGG ATGTTGATTGAATACTGTGATGGTGGTGCTGTAGATTCTATTATGGTAGAGTTGGAGAAAGCACTGACAGAACCTCAAATATCATATGTGTGTCAACATATGGTAAAGGGTCTGGCATTCTTACACAAATCCAAAGTTATTCATAGGGATTTAAAAGCAGGGAATGTTTTGTTAACAATGGCGGGAGGTGTCAAACttg cCGATTTTGGGGTATCTGCAAAAAATAAGCATACATTACAGAAACATGATACATTCATTGGTACACCTTACTGGATGGCACCAGAAGTTGTATTATGCGAAACATTTAGAGATAATCCTTATGATTTCAAA GTGGACATTTGGTCCCTTGGCATAACTCTTATAGAGTTTGCGCAAATGGAGCCACCAAATCATGAAATGTCTCCAATGCGTGTGTTACTTAAGATACAAAAAAGTGATCCACCAAAGCTTGATCAACCTGGCAAATGGAGCAAGGagtttaatgattttattgcAAAAGCGCTTATAAAGGATCCAACATCACGACCTACAGCCGACGAATTGTTAAGACATCCatttataaatcgaaattTAGATTCTAAACCAATAAGGGACTTATTGCTTGAATATAAAGCTGATGTTGTTGAAGAGGAACTTGTTGACGAAGAAGCTGAG AAGAccaaaaaagcaaaaaaacaCAGAGAACAGTATCAGCGTA ttggcTGTGCATGCGGCTCTCCTGGGCCTCGCCAGCCCCATCATCCCTGTACTTGTCAG gaGCAGCGTACATCTCAGCTTCCTTTGGAATTGGAACAACTCGGAGATGACTCTGCATCTATGCGCAGTGATGGTGATGTTAAAG TTgctgagaaagaaaatcttactCCGTTACCTGTATCCACGAAAAAAGAGGATAGTCATAAACGGGAGATGAATAGAGATggcgagaaagaagatagaaataagaaattgcGTAAAACTgaatctaaagaaaatatgcacgcattaaacgagaaaaagcag GCACCAAAACCTCCAGCTACAGCTGAAAATAACGAGCGTAGGATATCTAGAGATAAAGGTCCTGCGCCTCCACCTCCGTCGGTTCGCCAAGACaacaaaaatgatgaaaaagagaattgtGCCGATCTGGCAAACAAATCTAGTGCCATGGAATCGTTAGGTCAAAATAAAGTTAAGGATGATAAACAACAAGAtcgtaatttattatcatcgcAATCGGTAGGAGTAGACATGGAACAGCAAAAACCAAATACTAAAGATCAGATAAAGATAGGACCCTCAAATAAGAACGATGAGTTAGACAACGTAGATAAAACTAATATAACAGAAACTGTTGATAAAGCGCTATTTGCCTTGAGTAAATCTAAAAGTAtcgaaggaaaacaaaaattaacggataatgtaaatatattaaccAAAAAATCAAGTTTGGATGAAAACCGAAAGTCAGCTCCTATCAAGCCAAGTTCGTCGGATGAATGGGTAAAGCCAATGTATAACAAACAATCTTCACTCGAAGAGAAGAATag GTTCCAATCAGAAGCTTCGATGGAGGAACAACGCaaacatgaaaaatatttaattgaagATAATCTGAAAAATTTGGAACAAAAACGAAAGTCTGTAGAAGATAAATTGAATGCGGTCTTAGAAAAACGTATTTCTATGGATACGCAAAAAAGGATAAGTACTACGTCCATTGAAACATTAAAGCATGCGTCTGATATAACGAGCGTTACGTTGtcagaaaaaaatagtatGAAAGCAAGCTCTACGGAGAATATTAAGACAGATTATGGTCTGAATAAagtcgaaaatattttgacCAGTCATAGCGAAGGTTCTTCTAGAAATGATTCtttagaaaacttttctgACGATTTTGAAGGTAAACATCAGAGAAGCAAATGGTTAAATAAGGAACACAGATTAAAAGGAGATAATAAAGaggataaaaattatgaacGTCAAAGTTCTGCCGTTAATGTATCTGTAATAACTTCGACACCCATCAGAAGCAGAAGTACATCTCGAAGGAGTAGTGCAGATAACATAGTTGTTATTACTG GTAAATCTCAAAACGAACAAGAGGTACGTTCCAATAGATCAACCGTTCGCATTACAGCTGATTCTCCAGATCCATCTAACAGTCTTGCAAGTAACGTGAGTCAAGTTACCGTTGTCACTACACATCCTCCAGTGTTAGTAGACGCAACAGCTACAACTCCTTTACTACGACGTTCTTCTCCTACCTCGGAGGTAGTTATCGTTGCaaacgaaacaaataaaactcAAGTTAACGAAAATTCGACCGACGAGGACGGTTTCCCTAGTCTGGATAGTTTGGAATATACTCCACAGGAACAACCTATTATTCTTATGGATACTTCCAAACGTGTTGGTAAAAAGTTAGACGAGTCTGAAGTTATTATCGTCAGTCCTATTGTTGACGAATTACAAGATACTAGTCATGTCTCTGTTGTTACCGTTGGCGACGATGGAGAACGAGTAAAAGATTCATCGATAAGTAATAAACATAACGTCGTTAGAACTGGTTCTTCGCACAGCAATTTAAGTTCGATCGAACAGATAAGTTCGAAGAGCGATAGTGGCGATGAAATTAGCAAGACGTCAATGGCAGTTGCAGGAGCTACTACCGAAATTATGGATCTCAATGACGTTgaaagaaattcaaagaaGATGAATGGTTTAATCAAAAGTGAAAGGTCCATTGGTCATCGTATTGAAGACAGAGTCGTAACATcgacgaaacaaaaagatgaTTATGTAAAAagttcgaaagagaaacgtgtCTCACCGGATAGTTTTGAAGGGTCAAGGTCACAGAGTGATTCAGGATCAACCAGATCGCATACACCTAGTAAGAGTATTGATCGTTCCGACGCCGAATCGATTTCTACGACGATAAGTCAAGATAGTCGAGgttcgaataaagaaaatcatttatctCACGTTCAGTCTACAGAAGGTGAGGAGGAAGTTGTCCTACGTCGAAAATCTGATTATAATCGGGATGTATCGCGAACACCTAGAACGAAGGAAGACATACAAATGATgaatttgaagaagaaaacgaggaaACGTACTAGGAAATTCGAAATCGATGGTGTTGTTgttacaacaacaacatcgaAGGTTATATATGGTGATGATGAAAATGGTAAGGTCTATGACGATCAAATATTCCGGAAACAAGAATTACGTGAATTAAAGATGTTACAAAAGATGGAACAAAAACAGTTTCAAGATCTATCACAAAAATCGCAATTTAACAAAGATCAACAAGAGAAACGATTTGAACAGGAAAGACAATTGTTGGAACGTGGTGCTGAAGGAGATTTAGAAACGCTTGCTAGACAACAAAGACAACAAATTGAACGTGCAGAAGCTCAACAAGAAGCCGATCTTAGATTGGCATCGAAAAAGATTCGTAGCGAACAAGAGAGGGAATTGAAACAATTCCGTGAAGGTTTGAAACAGGAATTGCGATTACTCAAACAGGAGGTTGATTTAATgcctaaagaaaaaagaaagggagctTTTAAGGTAAGGAAGGAAAAGCTTGAGGCTGAAcacgaggaaagagaaaagctttTCTTGGAAAAACTTAATGAAAGTCATGAAATGTCATTACGAAGATTATCGGATAGTCATCGTGAAAAAATTGCTTTAATGGAGAGACAATTTCTACAACAGAAGCAGCAATTGATGAGAGCTCGAGAAGCAGCTATTTGGGAACTAGAAGAACGACAGATACACGAAAGACAACAATTGTTGAAGAGACAACTCAAggatattttcttcttgcaGCGACATCAGATGCTGATTAGACATGAAAAGGAATTAgaacaaatgaaaagaatgaatcagagaaaggaagatgaatTGATAAAACGTCAAACGGTAGAGCGTAGAAACTTGCCTAAAAGGattcgaaacgaaatgaaagcgCGTGAGATGATGTTTAGGGAGTCCATGAGAATTTCAATGTCTTCCGCGATTGCGTCGGATCCTGAagctgaaagagaaaaattgaagaagtttcaagagaatgagaaaaagaggtaTAGAGCTGAACAACAACGATTTGAGTTGAAGCATTCGCGGCAACTTGAAGAAGTTAGAGCTCAGAGTGATGCTACCATTAAGGAATTGGAGCAActacaaaatgaaaagagaaaaatgctGATGGAGCATGAGACATTGAAgttaaaagaacaagaagaagcgTATGGCAAAGAGCTTCGGGAGTGGAAGGCACAATTGAAACCAAGAAAACAG AAGATAGAAGCTGTGCTGGCGGCTGAAATGGAGGCATTGGAAGCTCGTTACCGAGATTATTTGCCCTCTGGTCTTAGTGGTTTCTCTTTACCTTCCTTTGATTATTCTGATATATCACTTCCTAACACCTTGCAAAAATCTTCTCGCTTACCTCGATCTACTCCAAATTCTCCATCTCCGTTTACTATACCTAGAGTCTCTCTTAGACTCACTGGTTCAGATACTACTTCCACAAATGGCACGCTTGTCCGAAGTCGTTCTAAACCAGATTTAATGCCATCTTGTCTGTCCCGTAGATAG
- the LOC127065654 gene encoding serine/threonine-protein kinase 10 isoform X2, with amino-acid sequence MSFLSNLKKAFHFGGNDAKKKKLYNNIKMDCDPEEFWEMVGELGDGAFGKVYKAQHKQTHQLAAAKMCALEGEDDLSDFMIEIDILSECKHPNVVELHEAYFIEGKLWMLIEYCDGGAVDSIMVELEKALTEPQISYVCQHMVKGLAFLHKSKVIHRDLKAGNVLLTMAGGVKLADFGVSAKNKHTLQKHDTFIGTPYWMAPEVVLCETFRDNPYDFKVDIWSLGITLIEFAQMEPPNHEMSPMRVLLKIQKSDPPKLDQPGKWSKEFNDFIAKALIKDPTSRPTADELLRHPFINRNLDSKPIRDLLLEYKADVVEEELVDEEAEEQRTSQLPLELEQLGDDSASMRSDGDVKVAEKENLTPLPVSTKKEDSHKREMNRDGEKEDRNKKLRKTESKENMHALNEKKQAPKPPATAENNERRISRDKGPAPPPPSVRQDNKNDEKENCADLANKSSAMESLGQNKVKDDKQQDRNLLSSQSVGVDMEQQKPNTKDQIKIGPSNKNDELDNVDKTNITETVDKALFALSKSKSIEGKQKLTDNVNILTKKSSLDENRKSAPIKPSSSDEWVKPMYNKQSSLEEKNRFQSEASMEEQRKHEKYLIEDNLKNLEQKRKSVEDKLNAVLEKRISMDTQKRISTTSIETLKHASDITSVTLSEKNSMKASSTENIKTDYGLNKVENILTSHSEGSSRNDSLENFSDDFEGKHQRSKWLNKEHRLKGDNKEDKNYERQSSAVNVSVITSTPIRSRSTSRRSSADNIVVITGKSQNEQEVRSNRSTVRITADSPDPSNSLASNVSQVTVVTTHPPVLVDATATTPLLRRSSPTSEVVIVANETNKTQVNENSTDEDGFPSLDSLEYTPQEQPIILMDTSKRVGKKLDESEVIIVSPIVDELQDTSHVSVVTVGDDGERVKDSSISNKHNVVRTGSSHSNLSSIEQISSKSDSGDEISKTSMAVAGATTEIMDLNDVERNSKKMNGLIKSERSIGHRIEDRVVTSTKQKDDYVKSSKEKRVSPDSFEGSRSQSDSGSTRSHTPSKSIDRSDAESISTTISQDSRGSNKENHLSHVQSTEGEEEVVLRRKSDYNRDVSRTPRTKEDIQMMNLKKKTRKRTRKFEIDGVVVTTTTSKVIYGDDENGKVYDDQIFRKQELRELKMLQKMEQKQFQDLSQKSQFNKDQQEKRFEQERQLLERGAEGDLETLARQQRQQIERAEAQQEADLRLASKKIRSEQERELKQFREGLKQELRLLKQEVDLMPKEKRKGAFKVRKEKLEAEHEEREKLFLEKLNESHEMSLRRLSDSHREKIALMERQFLQQKQQLMRAREAAIWELEERQIHERQQLLKRQLKDIFFLQRHQMLIRHEKELEQMKRMNQRKEDELIKRQTVERRNLPKRIRNEMKAREMMFRESMRISMSSAIASDPEAEREKLKKFQENEKKRYRAEQQRFELKHSRQLEEVRAQSDATIKELEQLQNEKRKMLMEHETLKLKEQEEAYGKELREWKAQLKPRKQKIEAVLAAEMEALEARYRDYLPSGLSGFSLPSFDYSDISLPNTLQKSSRLPRSTPNSPSPFTIPRVSLRLTGSDTTSTNGTLVRSRSKPDLMPSCLSRR; translated from the exons ATGtcgtttttatcgaatttaaagAAAGCATTCCACTTCGGTGGCAAtgatgcaaaaaagaaaaagttatataataatattaaaatggaTTGTGATCCAGAAGAATTCTGGGAAATGGTTGGTGAGCTAGGAGATGGGGCATTTGGAAAAGTTTACAAG gCACAACATAAACAAACTCATCAATTGGCTGCTGCAAAGATGTGTGCATTAGAAGGAGAAGATGATCTTAGCGATTTCATGattgaaattgatattttatctGAATGTAAACATCCAAATGTTGTTGAATTACATGAAGCATACTTTATAGAAGGCAAATTATGG ATGTTGATTGAATACTGTGATGGTGGTGCTGTAGATTCTATTATGGTAGAGTTGGAGAAAGCACTGACAGAACCTCAAATATCATATGTGTGTCAACATATGGTAAAGGGTCTGGCATTCTTACACAAATCCAAAGTTATTCATAGGGATTTAAAAGCAGGGAATGTTTTGTTAACAATGGCGGGAGGTGTCAAACttg cCGATTTTGGGGTATCTGCAAAAAATAAGCATACATTACAGAAACATGATACATTCATTGGTACACCTTACTGGATGGCACCAGAAGTTGTATTATGCGAAACATTTAGAGATAATCCTTATGATTTCAAA GTGGACATTTGGTCCCTTGGCATAACTCTTATAGAGTTTGCGCAAATGGAGCCACCAAATCATGAAATGTCTCCAATGCGTGTGTTACTTAAGATACAAAAAAGTGATCCACCAAAGCTTGATCAACCTGGCAAATGGAGCAAGGagtttaatgattttattgcAAAAGCGCTTATAAAGGATCCAACATCACGACCTACAGCCGACGAATTGTTAAGACATCCatttataaatcgaaattTAGATTCTAAACCAATAAGGGACTTATTGCTTGAATATAAAGCTGATGTTGTTGAAGAGGAACTTGTTGACGAAGAAGCTGAG gaGCAGCGTACATCTCAGCTTCCTTTGGAATTGGAACAACTCGGAGATGACTCTGCATCTATGCGCAGTGATGGTGATGTTAAAG TTgctgagaaagaaaatcttactCCGTTACCTGTATCCACGAAAAAAGAGGATAGTCATAAACGGGAGATGAATAGAGATggcgagaaagaagatagaaataagaaattgcGTAAAACTgaatctaaagaaaatatgcacgcattaaacgagaaaaagcag GCACCAAAACCTCCAGCTACAGCTGAAAATAACGAGCGTAGGATATCTAGAGATAAAGGTCCTGCGCCTCCACCTCCGTCGGTTCGCCAAGACaacaaaaatgatgaaaaagagaattgtGCCGATCTGGCAAACAAATCTAGTGCCATGGAATCGTTAGGTCAAAATAAAGTTAAGGATGATAAACAACAAGAtcgtaatttattatcatcgcAATCGGTAGGAGTAGACATGGAACAGCAAAAACCAAATACTAAAGATCAGATAAAGATAGGACCCTCAAATAAGAACGATGAGTTAGACAACGTAGATAAAACTAATATAACAGAAACTGTTGATAAAGCGCTATTTGCCTTGAGTAAATCTAAAAGTAtcgaaggaaaacaaaaattaacggataatgtaaatatattaaccAAAAAATCAAGTTTGGATGAAAACCGAAAGTCAGCTCCTATCAAGCCAAGTTCGTCGGATGAATGGGTAAAGCCAATGTATAACAAACAATCTTCACTCGAAGAGAAGAATag GTTCCAATCAGAAGCTTCGATGGAGGAACAACGCaaacatgaaaaatatttaattgaagATAATCTGAAAAATTTGGAACAAAAACGAAAGTCTGTAGAAGATAAATTGAATGCGGTCTTAGAAAAACGTATTTCTATGGATACGCAAAAAAGGATAAGTACTACGTCCATTGAAACATTAAAGCATGCGTCTGATATAACGAGCGTTACGTTGtcagaaaaaaatagtatGAAAGCAAGCTCTACGGAGAATATTAAGACAGATTATGGTCTGAATAAagtcgaaaatattttgacCAGTCATAGCGAAGGTTCTTCTAGAAATGATTCtttagaaaacttttctgACGATTTTGAAGGTAAACATCAGAGAAGCAAATGGTTAAATAAGGAACACAGATTAAAAGGAGATAATAAAGaggataaaaattatgaacGTCAAAGTTCTGCCGTTAATGTATCTGTAATAACTTCGACACCCATCAGAAGCAGAAGTACATCTCGAAGGAGTAGTGCAGATAACATAGTTGTTATTACTG GTAAATCTCAAAACGAACAAGAGGTACGTTCCAATAGATCAACCGTTCGCATTACAGCTGATTCTCCAGATCCATCTAACAGTCTTGCAAGTAACGTGAGTCAAGTTACCGTTGTCACTACACATCCTCCAGTGTTAGTAGACGCAACAGCTACAACTCCTTTACTACGACGTTCTTCTCCTACCTCGGAGGTAGTTATCGTTGCaaacgaaacaaataaaactcAAGTTAACGAAAATTCGACCGACGAGGACGGTTTCCCTAGTCTGGATAGTTTGGAATATACTCCACAGGAACAACCTATTATTCTTATGGATACTTCCAAACGTGTTGGTAAAAAGTTAGACGAGTCTGAAGTTATTATCGTCAGTCCTATTGTTGACGAATTACAAGATACTAGTCATGTCTCTGTTGTTACCGTTGGCGACGATGGAGAACGAGTAAAAGATTCATCGATAAGTAATAAACATAACGTCGTTAGAACTGGTTCTTCGCACAGCAATTTAAGTTCGATCGAACAGATAAGTTCGAAGAGCGATAGTGGCGATGAAATTAGCAAGACGTCAATGGCAGTTGCAGGAGCTACTACCGAAATTATGGATCTCAATGACGTTgaaagaaattcaaagaaGATGAATGGTTTAATCAAAAGTGAAAGGTCCATTGGTCATCGTATTGAAGACAGAGTCGTAACATcgacgaaacaaaaagatgaTTATGTAAAAagttcgaaagagaaacgtgtCTCACCGGATAGTTTTGAAGGGTCAAGGTCACAGAGTGATTCAGGATCAACCAGATCGCATACACCTAGTAAGAGTATTGATCGTTCCGACGCCGAATCGATTTCTACGACGATAAGTCAAGATAGTCGAGgttcgaataaagaaaatcatttatctCACGTTCAGTCTACAGAAGGTGAGGAGGAAGTTGTCCTACGTCGAAAATCTGATTATAATCGGGATGTATCGCGAACACCTAGAACGAAGGAAGACATACAAATGATgaatttgaagaagaaaacgaggaaACGTACTAGGAAATTCGAAATCGATGGTGTTGTTgttacaacaacaacatcgaAGGTTATATATGGTGATGATGAAAATGGTAAGGTCTATGACGATCAAATATTCCGGAAACAAGAATTACGTGAATTAAAGATGTTACAAAAGATGGAACAAAAACAGTTTCAAGATCTATCACAAAAATCGCAATTTAACAAAGATCAACAAGAGAAACGATTTGAACAGGAAAGACAATTGTTGGAACGTGGTGCTGAAGGAGATTTAGAAACGCTTGCTAGACAACAAAGACAACAAATTGAACGTGCAGAAGCTCAACAAGAAGCCGATCTTAGATTGGCATCGAAAAAGATTCGTAGCGAACAAGAGAGGGAATTGAAACAATTCCGTGAAGGTTTGAAACAGGAATTGCGATTACTCAAACAGGAGGTTGATTTAATgcctaaagaaaaaagaaagggagctTTTAAGGTAAGGAAGGAAAAGCTTGAGGCTGAAcacgaggaaagagaaaagctttTCTTGGAAAAACTTAATGAAAGTCATGAAATGTCATTACGAAGATTATCGGATAGTCATCGTGAAAAAATTGCTTTAATGGAGAGACAATTTCTACAACAGAAGCAGCAATTGATGAGAGCTCGAGAAGCAGCTATTTGGGAACTAGAAGAACGACAGATACACGAAAGACAACAATTGTTGAAGAGACAACTCAAggatattttcttcttgcaGCGACATCAGATGCTGATTAGACATGAAAAGGAATTAgaacaaatgaaaagaatgaatcagagaaaggaagatgaatTGATAAAACGTCAAACGGTAGAGCGTAGAAACTTGCCTAAAAGGattcgaaacgaaatgaaagcgCGTGAGATGATGTTTAGGGAGTCCATGAGAATTTCAATGTCTTCCGCGATTGCGTCGGATCCTGAagctgaaagagaaaaattgaagaagtttcaagagaatgagaaaaagaggtaTAGAGCTGAACAACAACGATTTGAGTTGAAGCATTCGCGGCAACTTGAAGAAGTTAGAGCTCAGAGTGATGCTACCATTAAGGAATTGGAGCAActacaaaatgaaaagagaaaaatgctGATGGAGCATGAGACATTGAAgttaaaagaacaagaagaagcgTATGGCAAAGAGCTTCGGGAGTGGAAGGCACAATTGAAACCAAGAAAACAG AAGATAGAAGCTGTGCTGGCGGCTGAAATGGAGGCATTGGAAGCTCGTTACCGAGATTATTTGCCCTCTGGTCTTAGTGGTTTCTCTTTACCTTCCTTTGATTATTCTGATATATCACTTCCTAACACCTTGCAAAAATCTTCTCGCTTACCTCGATCTACTCCAAATTCTCCATCTCCGTTTACTATACCTAGAGTCTCTCTTAGACTCACTGGTTCAGATACTACTTCCACAAATGGCACGCTTGTCCGAAGTCGTTCTAAACCAGATTTAATGCCATCTTGTCTGTCCCGTAGATAG